CTCTACGCTAGGGCTCTCGCTCCGAGACTTCGGCTGGGGAGTTCCCTTGCGAGGAGAAGCAGCGGCAAGTTGGTCGAAGGGGTTGACGTATGTGAACAATGTCTCCTTGCCAGAGGGAGAGGGCTTGGGCTGATGAGAGGCGAGAGCATCCGGTTTCCCGGCTACAATTTCCTCAGGGCGAGAACCCATAGCCAAAGATTCCTCTACAGCTTGGACTGAGGCTATCGCAGGGTCTCCCGAGACAACCTCGGCCACAGGGGACTTCtgagaagagatagaagTTAACGGCTGAGAGACTGGTTTTATCGGTCCCTCAGAAACTTCTCGGACCGGCTTGGGACGGTTGAGCAAGCGAAGCAACATCTCCTGGGTGTTCTCGGCTGTGGGAACAACAGAGTTTTCACCAGCGGTGACGGCAGGTCCAGGTTGACCAAACTGCGCACCAGCAGGCTTGACAGGAGCCGTGGTACCCTGTCGCCCAAAGAGAGTAGCAACCAAATCGGACGCGGAGATGTTTCTCGCGTGGGACTTCGTAGCCTCCGGACCGGTTTCGTGGCTGTGAGACGGCTTCGGCTGTTCCAATCCGAAAGGCGACGGCTGCTGGGAAGCCGGAGGTGCCGCAGACTGGTTAAACTTCAGCAGATTGAGCAGATTAGCAGCACGATCGGGATTATGGGGCGTTGGCTGATGCTGTTGGGGAGGAAACATCTCCCCACGCGGCGTTGGAGCATTAGGACTGAGAATGTCCGAGCCATGATGAGGCGGAGTATTCACTGGGGAGGGACTGTGAATGGTAGACGAGACCGATGGGTGGCGGTAACCATGCTGTTGCAGTTGGGGATGAGGAAAGCTCTGCCCGTCATATGGCGGCTGCTGGGGGCGTAATCCGGACTGGTACTGCTGAGGGTACGGCATGGGAGCATCGTGGCCAGGCGTATCCGAGGGAGAAGGACGCGGCCTAATGCTCGCCAACAGAGCCTGGAGATCATTGGGGGTGGACATTTCTGTCACTCGCCACAGTGAAGACGACCTCCAAGCGATATCCAAGCTCCAACGTACTTTTCACGAGCTCTCTTTCGAGAGCCAAAAAAGGAGGGTAAGCAGCCGAGCCTGGTCTGATAAAGAATGAGATGGAAATGACAAGAGAGAATTAACCGATGAAACGAAGCCAAATGACCGACTATTATACAGGAATTAAagggggaagggaggaagctcaagagggaagaagaacagaaatcATCAAGAGAGACGAGGAAGCAAAGGCCCGATGTGGCTCTGTGTGTGGCTAGAGCGCGGCTGTGAATTACACTAGGTGACGTATTGATGGTACAGTATTATTTCCGTCCGAATGATGCTGGGAAACCGTCAATAGGAACCAGAAACGACAACAACAGCGTGATGGACAAGAAGTGCATGGATTGATGGATGATCATTCACTTATCTGAACTCACCTCATGGGAAAAGTGTCCAATCTATATACCGTGACGTTTGCTCCGCCCTTTCCCACCTGCTGTGAAACCCAGAGCCTCTGAACTCTCCTTCGCCACTGAATCTCCGTCccgcttctcttctctcgcaACGGAACTTTTTGATCGATGGTTATCTTCGACGCACGTCACATAGTTATCACCTAGATCTCAACATGTTTTGTCTACGAAGGTGGGCTACCAAGCAGTATCCATACCACTTTCTTTCGTTAGGCCGAGTACTAACAAATAGAGTCCTTATATAGCTGGTTACCTCTCCTATTCATCCCGACCAATGCCTCCCCACTTTTCATTGTCTCCTTCGTCACTCTGACCTACATCCTCCATCGTCCATGTATCTACTGCTCAGCTCTTCTTTTAATCCTCTTTATCTCATCCTGCCATTGGTCAGATCGCTGTTTCTTTGACCTTCGTGGTGACTGGTTTGCGCCTCGCTACTCTTCCGATCCGAGCGCCTCTTCGGTCGCCCCCAATGAGACCGTCGCCGGCTTTATCCTGGAGACTGTGAATACTACTACGAAGAACCTGGCGGGCGTAGTAGTCGACGAGGCGCAACGTCGTCTGGCACTAAATGGGTCGTCAGCCGCCGCAGGACTGGGCGGGTTGGTTCAGGAGGAATGGACCGGGGTTGGGCTGGAGTGGTTGCGCAGTTTGCTTGGACGACGGGAGTGGACGATCCCCTGTGTCGACGTCAAGGTCCGTCTATAGAGATGGTTTGCTTTGATGCTCTACCGGGGGCTGATCGAATATTTTCCTggtcgttttcttttcctgatCAACAAACCTAGAATGATCTCTAACAATACAGATTGTATACCCCGCGCCTTACAAGACGAAGAGCTTCGAACCCGCGAGCAGCAAGTGGTCCCTTCATCGAACCATATGATACTGGTTCGTTGATTATACTTCTCACTGCTTTCGAACTTTTCGCCCGCGCGTATATCCGCACATCTGTGCGACAGTGGACTGGCTTTGACTTTTTACCCAAAGGCATTGTACATAAATAAACACCGCTATATCCATCTGCTAAATAGCTCTAAATAGACTGCCAGACTATATTCAACCTTGAGAAGGACGTGCTAAATGGCCGCGCCACGTTGATGCTGAGGCGGTGGTGATGCAGCTTAGCCTCGAACGGACCACGACACAAGAGGGATACACGTAAAAGGGATTGAAGGTCATGGATCAATTATGTATTGTAAGACATACACGAATTACAAGCAAATAGGTATCTAACGATGAAGGGAACACACCAACAGTGACCAGATGCTTTTGAAGATAAGCAGATCACATCCACATGGAAGAAACAGTAAGATCGTAGACAAGCATAACCACACCGAGGCACGTCAAACAATATCATGAAgcataaaaatatagatcaGAGTATCAGCATGGTATCAAAACAGGTCTCTCTGTGAGACTCCGTTAAAGGCATCAAAAGCAGGACTTCAGGAGTTGAGTACAGGCATCGAGCGTTCGGAGGTAAGGATCGTGAGCTGGTTTTAATACTAAGTCGGTCAACGATCGACGTGGAGCAGTATGGGGTAAAGGAAAGCGGAAGTTAGGTCTGAGCAAGTGAACGAACAAGCAGATGAATCGTCTAGTTGTATCCACCGGATGGTGCCGTTGGCATGGGCCAGTCGTCTTCGGTGATACTGCTCCAAAAGATCCATATCATAGCTACTGATAGGAGGGTGAACAGAGTCTCGAACAATGCACCGTTGATCTTCCCGTTCGTGGCCTGACAGAGGTGGGTGCTGATGACATATTCGAAAATCTGACCAATAGCAAAGAGCAAGCCAGCACCACATAAGTAAACTTTTTTTGATGTCAGAGAATGGTTACCTAACATTGCGGAAGGGTTAAAATGGGGAACATACGCATTGGGCGGGACTCGCCCAGTATTCGAATCACCAACACGGCCTCCAAAACGAAGAATACCACCAGACAAACGAGTGGGAAAAGTTGGTACAGCACATAGAGAGCAATGTTTCGGTACTCGGTTGACGGGTCAGGCTTGAACTCGCCGGTCCAGTTGAACCCCGTATCCAAAGCAATATAGCCAGTGCCAATGAAGAAAACCAAGGCGGATGCTGAGATGAGACCGAGCGACGCAGGCGTGCCATCATCGAGAAATTGGTAGCCCACCAAGGCGTTTAACAACAGTACCCAACATGTAGCGGTGATCGCGGCGATGTGCGCTGCAGAAAATCCCTGCATGTGACCGTTAGAATTCCGAACTGGTTATGGTTGGGCAAAGAAATCCTAGCATACTTTCCGGACCGCTGCGTCGAGAGGGAAAGCACCAACGCTAAAGATTTCGCAGATTTCGATAATGATGAAGCCGAGTAAGAACAGCTGTATCTCTCTATGATATACCCCAGATTAGTTGCTGcccattgtctttgttttgGTTCAATTTCACTGTGTACCTTCTCCCGACTGCTGCCTGTTTTCGCTCAGATCTCCATAGCAGCAAAAGCGATGTCAGGATGGCAATGAAGGCAAGTAAGATAGAGCCTACAACGTATTAGACTGCGATCGCATAATCATCCGGCATGGGCTTTATCATTATCTCATACCCAGATTTCCCAGATTTCGATTACCGCTAAGGGTAATGCCTGTGAGCGGACAACCACCAAAGGCAGCATTAGGGGGTTGGTTCTTGTCAACGAAAAGCTAGACAGAGGATCGATAAGTTAACGACAACCCTGCCCATTGAATAGGTGTAACGTTATAAAGCAAGGGAAAAGTCGCTTCACATACATTGCAGACTGGTAATGTAGAATCTCGACAGAAGTCCTGAAATGGATGGAGAATCGGCGGTCAGCATACTTCCGGAGCCGGCATTTGCGTTTGTCGGGAACTCACGTGGAACTTCCCAAATTGCGTCGAGCCCATGGTTCAGAGAGCGTTCAAATGAGAGATCATGCGAGATGTGTAGTAGCAAGAGAAAGTGGGCGCGGAGTGGTGCTGGTGGCGTGGTAGTGTAGGGGCTTAAATTGGTCGATTTCCTCGGACCCGCTGAGGACCGTTACGATCGGTCCGGCGCAGATCTGAGGCGCAGAACAAGCGGTATGGTTGCTGACGATTATCgtttattgattttattcgGACTCGTCAACGCCTTTCGTCTCTTGAGTGAGGGGCAAAAGATTTCACGAATTAATAGGAAAATGTTCCGGAGTATTGACACGTCAAATTGTATGTCAATCGACTTCTGCAGCGTGACGAGACCGGTGGAGAGATGGACAAATTAGGAAGTAAATGACGGCGAGGCCGAGCAAATTAACAAGATACTGGGGCAAGTGAGAGAGCCGGCGACGTATGTACTGTGTGTGGGACCGATGTATACTGCATTTATGTACAAAGAGAAGGTTTTGAACAGGccgaaagaaaaatgtaGAAGGATGTtggagggagggaaaaaagacgATGGCGGTGTTGGTCCTGGAAGTCGaaagagggggagggaaaaatagagaaagagaaaaagaaaaagaaaaacagctAAGGTATGAACGTGCTGTagcaggaagaggaaggtggTAACTCTTAACCAACAATTCTCATAGGCGCAAAACGGCTAAAGCGCACTAAAGAATGACGGTTCGTCTCGCCTTAGGACTAGACCCGAGACCTAGTGGATGGAAAAGTGGGCAAACCCAATGGCCAGCCA
The sequence above is a segment of the Aspergillus flavus chromosome 4, complete sequence genome. Coding sequences within it:
- a CDS encoding chitin synthase III catalytic subunit; this encodes MGSTQFGKFHDFCRDSTLPVCNLFVDKNQPPNAAFGGCPLTGITLSGNRNLGNLGSILLAFIAILTSLLLLWRSERKQAAVGRREIQLFLLGFIIIEICEIFSVGAFPLDAAVRKGFSAAHIAAITATCWVLLLNALVGYQFLDDGTPASLGLISASALVFFIGTGYIALDTGFNWTGEFKPDPSTEYRNIALYVLYQLFPLVCLVVFFVLEAVLVIRILGESRPMLYLCGAGLLFAIGQIFEYVISTHLCQATNGKINGALFETLFTLLSVAMIWIFWSSITEDDWPMPTAPSGGYN
- a CDS encoding bladder cancer-related protein BC10-domain-containing protein, with amino-acid sequence MFCLRSWLPLLFIPTNASPLFIVSFVTLTYILHRPCIYCSALLLILFISSCHWSDRCFFDLRGDWFAPRYSSDPSASSVAPNETVAGFILETVNTTTKNLAGVVVDEAQRRLALNGSSAAAGLGGLVQEEWTGVGLEWLRSLLGRREWTIPCVDVKVRL